The Methanospirillum lacunae region CCGAGATCGGCGTCTTCGGTGACATTGAATGGATCCCATGCACCAAGTTCCCTGAGCGTCCTCATTCTGAAGTGGTTGCTCGTTCCACCGAGTGGTATTGGTGCACCGATCTTGTCAAGACCCTGGATATAATAGTCGTAGTAATACGAGTATTCAATAGAGAACCAGCGGGTCAGAATATTTTTGCGCGGGTTGTAAAAGTTGAGCAGACACTGGATACAGGCATACTCAGGACCGAGCCGGCGAAAAGCCAGGACTGTCTTCTTGAGCTGATCACGGTCTGGCAGATCTTCAGCATCATATATGACCACGAACTCACCACGTGCCCGTTTCAGACCGTAATTGCATGCACGTGGTTTGGTCTTCAGTTCGGCGTTCGGGATAATTACCGGGTGAAATATACTAAGAAATCTTCGGTATTCATCCTCCGACATGGGGGAGATAATCTCCTCAATGTTTCCGAACAGTCCTAGTTTTCTTGCTTTTCCGATGGTCTCCTCGTCCTCCTCTTCCATCAGTATCTTTACATCCAGTTTTTCCCGTGGATAATCCATCTTTGCGATGTTACTGAGGATATGAGGAAGCATCTCTTTTTCATGAAAGAGTGGGACCAGAAGTGTGTATATTGGAAGATCTTCATCGCGAATTGCTTTGATATCATCATCTGTGATGAAGATAACCCGTTTAGTTCCTGAAAGACCCTGAAGTGAGATATAAAATTTTATCGGGTTCATCAGGAAATAGGTGATATTTATGATTGTAAAGATTAGAAATGTCCCGAAATACGGATTATACACGATGAGCAGAGCCATCAGAAGAATAAAGAGTATTATTGTCCCTTTCTGCCAGGGAATCAGGATACGGTACGCAGATTCTTCAGGCTGCCTGTCTACGAGTTCATTTAATGCACTGTATGCATGTGGTGCCTCATAGCACCCTTCACTCATCGACTTTACTGTATCAATTGATACAACGACCTTCTCAATTTTTTTATGAAATACATCTTCAAGTCGTTTGAAAAGATCGCTATCCAACGGGTTTGCTGTTGCTACCCTGACATATCTAGGTTTTGATTCAAGAAGCAGTATCAAAGCCCCCTCTTCCACTGTATATGGGAGCATGCAACCGAGATCGAGAGTTTTGGTTATGGCTTCCTTCTCAATAAATTCGAGACCTAGCCGATCAGCAAGTATGGAAAAGAAGGTATCAGGAACAAAAATGCGGTATTTTGCCAGATAACTGATTATTGATTCTGCTGTGATTTCAGGATCAGTCAGCGCCCCAATATTGGGAACGTTTAACTCGGTTAGAAGGGTGATTACCTCTTC contains the following coding sequences:
- a CDS encoding glycosyltransferase family 2 protein, yielding MNPVTKEEVITLLTELNVPNIGALTDPEITAESIISYLAKYRIFVPDTFFSILADRLGLEFIEKEAITKTLDLGCMLPYTVEEGALILLLESKPRYVRVATANPLDSDLFKRLEDVFHKKIEKVVVSIDTVKSMSEGCYEAPHAYSALNELVDRQPEESAYRILIPWQKGTIILFILLMALLIVYNPYFGTFLIFTIINITYFLMNPIKFYISLQGLSGTKRVIFITDDDIKAIRDEDLPIYTLLVPLFHEKEMLPHILSNIAKMDYPREKLDVKILMEEEDEETIGKARKLGLFGNIEEIISPMSEDEYRRFLSIFHPVIIPNAELKTKPRACNYGLKRARGEFVVIYDAEDLPDRDQLKKTVLAFRRLGPEYACIQCLLNFYNPRKNILTRWFSIEYSYYYDYYIQGLDKIGAPIPLGGTSNHFRMRTLRELGAWDPFNVTEDADLGMRIARKKYKTGVLNSHTYEEAVTSVRSWIKQRSRWVKGFVITWFVTMRHPVKVYRDIGLKNFLVFQTGFGGNFYLPLMNLFLWGVFVAGFIIPEYFSRWFDFWPFAAIAVFNLIIGNLFFLVMMLLATWKEKQKDLLIYSLFSPIYWTFMSIGAWKGLIQLAAGKAYKWEKTAHGTSLLTEEKIRQEPENLARQVRWIDVKEPEVRNGKTHMTVPQLALSIGFTICLVLFALIIVDIIPFAPISDHVKITKVPGLSQALIPLNQIQAGQEPRLLNYEAIPKPNKATPQITQVPTEESGIKLWQKQEIVSSQEPGMTLTYDPDTNSIKIQAEGPDQGTKDTTHVYEVKVNSPERVSTYRIDSTPAVLTIPGGNISAEIQITRIYESGVRITILQAAI